In Brachypodium distachyon strain Bd21 chromosome 2, Brachypodium_distachyon_v3.0, whole genome shotgun sequence, one genomic interval encodes:
- the LOC100828573 gene encoding pentatricopeptide repeat-containing protein At1g61870, mitochondrial codes for MAAAVRLILRRRLSTATATPPTPASILNPSSPTSALTSRQKTRLAISLLKSSPPPPPDQILSICRAAALSPNTHLDRVALSLATSRLSSAPDSLRDLTSSLLIPHHAPHAIALFGQAGLLPDAISTFQSSPSTRSLNALLFACLVAGNHAEAARIFQTFPDAHNVKPNTETFNAIIKSFSESGTTRSFYSVFDEMCKKGVKPNATTFTTAIAGFYKEEQFGDVEKVIELMKKHGCGESLQVYNARVQGLCKLGRSGEAKALLNEMVKRGTKPSWVTYNHLIYGFCKEGDLEEVKRLYKEMGKKGLVGDSSFYFTLIFYLCKAGDFDSALGVYNETTARSWVPCFSTMKMLVNGLAGSSKVDEAKGIIEKMKEKFPDKAEGWKEVEEALPQ; via the coding sequence atggccgccgccgtccgcctcatcctgcgccgccgcctctccacCGCTACCGCCACGCCCCCAACCCCGGCTTCCATCCTgaacccctcctccccgacCTCCGCTCTCACCTCGCGACAGAAGACCCGCCTCGCCATCTCCCTCCTCAagtcctccccgccgccgccgcccgaccAGATCCTCTCCATCTGCCGCGCCGCTGCACTCTCTCCAAACACCCACCTCGACCGTGTTGCCCTCTCCCTCGCCACCTCGAggctctcctccgccccggACTCCCTCCGAGACCTTACATCCTCCCTTCTCATCCCCCACCACGCGCCCCACGCCATCGCGCTCTTTGGCCaggccggcctcctccccgacgccATTTCCACCTTCCAGTCATCCCCCTCCACTCGCTCCCTGAACGCCCTCCTTTTTGCCTGCCTCGTCGCTGGCAACCATGCCGAGGCCGCGCGCATCTTCCAGACCTTCCCTGACGCTCACAACGTCAAGCCCAACACCGAGACCTTCAACGCCATTATAAAGTCCTTTTCTGAGTCCGGCACCACAAGGTCCTTCTACTCGGTGTTCGATGAAATGTGCAAGAAGGGCGTGAAGCCCAATGCTACCACATTTACTACCGCGATTGCTGGATTTTACAAGGAGGAGCAGTTTGGTGACGTGGAGAAGGTGATTGAGCTCATGAAGAAGCACGGATGTGGTGAGTCACTACAAGTGTACAATGCAAGGGTCCAGGGGCTGTGTAAACTTGGCCGGAGTGGCGAGGCAAAGGCATTACTGAATGAGATGGTCAAGAGAGGGACGAAGCCAAGCTGGGTAACTTATAACCATCTGATTTATGGTTTCTGTAAGGAAGGGGATTTGGAGGAAGTGAAGCGGCTATACAAGGAGATGGGAAAGAAGGGACTTGTTGGGGACAGTAGCTTCTATTTTACCCTTATCTTTTACCTTTGTAAGGCTGGTGATTTTGATTCAGCACTTGGGGTATACAATGAGACAACAGCTAGAAGTTGGGTGCCATGCTTCTCGACAATGAAGATGCTTGTGAATGGCCTTGCTGGGAGCTCAAAGGTCGATGAAGCAAAAGGGATCATTGAGAAGATGAAGGAGAAGTTCCCGGATAAAGCTGAAGGATGGAAGGAGGTAGAGGAGGCATTACCTCAATAG